One Etheostoma cragini isolate CJK2018 chromosome 6, CSU_Ecrag_1.0, whole genome shotgun sequence DNA window includes the following coding sequences:
- the LOC117945780 gene encoding regulator of G-protein signaling 22 codes for MSRRLAKLLFQWNPIFIQTKKGSSGRTTLSAPQLSFASQFNKEKNKALKILTCSHSQENILAKQGHTVTCLPSAQNENINTKSSESSRCFSSCSEPEDPCTLSSLSSCSSASYRKCEKTNKLQSSQTELSLYFTEPSAGRSEEQHLKEFSSQNYESSEGQLGYLAAQVVKQVLNNALYVIVSQNQAKTCNSSSKSVDQTNCTSTDRSCLCNVCQHSADGVPERFGGKKETVKEGKRLSGGEGTTECFKKYREMGIRGTDQGNICDICCHGTRCQGNRPGLDELKVFLQGTPGEKLLNLWMDTERLRATQNREWKKRYLLQMRSRYLLSSSQGSLNVELLSRLGLNTSPCWTEEKLCSVQPLLIESLLYYWVPRFWTSQCVLEERDDSPHLELWTEWCVSPLTDIQSHHGSMYLPPLRPDTCLPQSPRAVHTTLFSSRSKLLGSRRMEKMLQALCVDSWAGLYFTHFCEQSGNQLWENAANFWTDLQLYYELFYQDGLDPYRVQREAQLLYTTYVSSSARRRVDVDEEIRREVYDQLIPAFEELFDKVAEHTLNILLEPWTLLVSRDKKSFQTVCMQEEVRYVDSPEYRELQSLYEESERQLKQVAQCASVLFPSHITNLSESPQVPDSWSRVSPNYRGYRLGSLLRHRHEIGHFMSFLQNQDASIHLTCWLDLEQYRRTPKKDKAVRQERSSHIATKYLNSKYFFGSDSPATTEQQNDILRLAGGLERLKLECPSNTVVVEIQDIIRSHIEKKWLPLFLSTAEFTERLKHKPKPQAADSLSRHVYRRRRARREAWKAEGLWMSSSKEILLFRRILLNPVTCIQFQHFVSLKGDFLENDVLFWLEVQRYKDLCHSHSDEATIEQKISTIINCFINSSMPPALQIDIPPEQAQHVLDKRHELGPYIFREAQMSVFSALLKFWPEFHELSSSLQVEQLLPLLQEKRVKHRASVRRQRRKEEEEEEEMRRAQEELGRPESSFREEEEETDDEDDVEEEHEGRSDKKQSRTQSRVLLSPTQSLSWSYSKYMAALKREEMLLRRQSQLEASFSIASDCSSDGSVRSADSKPSRQQPSRRSSRTESKQFNRHKRGVRACNIK; via the exons atgagcagaag ACTAGCCAAACTATTGTTTCAGTGGAACCCAATCTTTATCCAGACGAAGAAAGGCAGTTCAGGCCGAACCACCTTGTCAGCCCCACAACTAAGTTTTGCATCCCAATttaacaaggaaaaaaacaaagcactgaAGATCCTGACATGCTCGCATTCTCAAGAGAACATTTTAGCAAAACAAG GGCACACCGTTACATGTCTCCCCTCAGCTCAGAATGAAAATATCAACACAAAATCTAGTGAATCATCCAGATGTTTCTCCAGCTGTTCTGAGCCAGAGGACCCTTGTACCCTTTCctctttgtcctcatgttccTCCGCTTCTTACCGGAAATGTGAGAAAACCAACAAACTCCAGAGCTCACAAACTGAGTTGAGCCTCTACTTCACAGAGCCATCAGCTGGCCGCTCAGAGGAGCAGCATCTCAAAGAGTTCAGTAGCCAGAATTATGAGTCTTCTGAAGGGCAGCTGGGGTACCTGGCTGCCCAAGTGGTTAAACAGGTGCTTAACAATGCACTGTACGTGATTGTTAGTCAGAATCAGGCAAAAACTTGTAACAGTTCCAGCAAGTCAGTGGACCAGACAAATTGTACCAGCACAGACAGATCGTGTCTATGTAATGTTTGCCAACATTCAGCTGATGGGGTACCAGAAAGGTTTgggggaaagaaagagacagttaaagaaggtaAGAGGCTAAGTGGAGGGGAAGGAACAACCGAGTGCTTTAAGAAGTATAGGGAAATGGGGATTAGAGGTACAGACCAGGGAAATATCTGTGATATTTGTTGCCATGGTACCCGTTGCCAGGGCAATAGACCAGGCTTGGATGAGTTGAAGGTGTTTTTGCAAGGAACGCCAGGAGAGAAGCTGCTTAATCTCTGGATGGATACAGAGAGATTAAGAGCTACACAGAACAGAGAATGGAAGAAAAG GTATTTGCTCCAAATGAGGAGCAGGTACTTGCTGAGCAGTAGCCAGGGCAGTCTCAATGTAGAGCTGCTGTCCAGACTGGGACTGAATACCTCCCCCTGCTGGACAGAGGAGAAACTGTGCTCAGTTCAGCCCTTGCTAATTGAGTCTCTGCTCTACTACTG GGTTCCTCGGTTCTGGACATCCCAGTGTGTTCTGGAAGAACGTGATGACTCCCCTCATCTAGAGCTGTGGACAGAGTGGTGTGTTAGCCCTCTAACAGATATACAGTCCCATCATGGCTCTATGTACCTGCCTCCCCTACGCCCTGACACCTGCCTGCCCCAGTCCCCCCGTGCTGTCCATACAACG TTATTTTCTAGCAGAAGTAAGTTACTGGGCAGCAGAAGAATGGAAAAGATGTTACAGGCTCTTTGTGTTGACTCGTGGGCCGGCTTATACTTCACACACTTCTGTGAACAATCAGGAAACCAG cTTTGGGAGAATGCAGCTAACTTTTGGACTGACCTGCAGCTCTACTATGAGCTGTTCTATCAGGATGGACTCGATCCCTACAGAGTGCAGAGAGAAGCACAG CTCCTTTACACTACCTATGTGTCCAGCTCTGCCCGGAGGAGAGTTGATGTCGATGAGGAGATCAGAAGGGAGGTGTACGACCAGTTGATCCCCGCCTTTGAGGAGCTGTTTGACAAGGTTGCGGAACACACACTGAACATTCTGCTGGAGCCTTGGACTCTGCTGGTCAGCAGGGACAAAAAGTCCTTCCAGACG GTGTGCATGCAGGAGGAGGTGCGTTATGTCGACAGTCCGGAGTACAGGGAACTCCAAAGTCTGTACGAGGAATCGGAGCGCCAGCTGAAACAG GTGGCGCAGTGCGCGTCCGTGCTATTTCCCTCTCATATTACTAACCTCTCGGAGAGCCCACAGGTGCCTGACTCTTGGTCCAGAGTGTCTCCCAATTACCGAGGTTACCGTCTAGGTTCCTTACTTCGTCACCGCCATGAGATTGGGCACTTTATGTCCTTTCTACAGAATCAGGATGCCAG CATCCATCTGACATGCTGGCTGGATCTAGAGCAATACAGGAGGACTCCAAAGAAAGACAAGGCTGTCAGACAGGAGAGATCGTCTCATATTGCAACCAAATACCTCAACAGCAAGTACTTCTTTGGCTCTGACAGCCCCGCCACAACAGAGCAACAGAATGAT atattGCGTCTGGCAGGTGGACTGGAGCGTCTGAAGCTAGAATGTCCCTCGAACACAGTGGTTGTCGAGATCCAGGACATCATAAGGAGTCACATTGAGAAGAAGTGGCTGCCTCTGTTTCTGTCCACAGCAGAGTTCACAGAGCGACTGAAACACAAACCAAAG ccCCAAGCAGCAGACAGCCTCTCGCGGCACGTCTACCGTCGACGCAGAGCAAGGCGAGAAGCGTGGAAG GCGGAGGGCTTGTGGATGAGTTCCTCAAAAGAGATCCTGCTGTTTCGACGGATCCTACTCAACCCTGTCACTTGTATTCAGTTCCAGCACTTTGTCTCTCTGAAGGGAGACTTCCTAGAAAATGATGTGCTCTTCTGGCTGGAGGTGCAGCGATACAAG GACCTCTGTCACTCCCACAGTGATGAGGCCACCATTGAGCAGAAGATCTCCACCATCATTAACTGTTTTATCAACTCCTCCATGCCCCCTGCTCTGCAGATAGACATCCCTCCTGAACAGGCCCAGCACGTTCTGGACAAACGCCATGAGCTGGGTCCTTACATCTTCAGAGAGGCACAG ATGTCTGTGTTCAGTGCTTTGCTGAAGTTTTGGCCCGAGTTTCACGAGCTGAGCAGCAGTCTCCAAGTGGAGCAACTACTTCCTCTACTGCAGGAGAAACGAGTGAAACACAGAGCCAGCGTTCggagacagaggagaaaggaggaggaggaggaagaggagatgagGCGAGCTCAA GAAGAGCTGGGGAGGCCAGAGTCCAGTttcagagaggaggaggaagagacggATGACGAAGATGACGTAGAAGAAGAACACGAGGGAAGAAGTGATAAGAAACAGTCGAGGACACAAAGCAGAGTGCTGCTGTCTCCCACACAGTCG TTGTCGTGGTCCTACTCCAAGTACATGGCAGCTctgaagagagaggagatgcTGCTGAGGAGACAGAGTCAGCTGGAAGCATCGTTCTCCATAGCCTCAG acTGCTCCTCTGACGGCAGTGTCAGGTCAGCAGACAGTAAACCCAGCCGCCAGCAACCCTCACGCCGCTCCTCCAGAACGGAAAGTAAACAGTTTAACAGACACAAGA gGGGTGTGAGAGCCTGCAACataaaatga
- the fbxo43 gene encoding F-box only protein 43, which yields MGEKILHWTRKMQCTPESNVYLESCKSQHGYDCSDSGYSGLFHSPQDINGVDPCRSLSPVKYSETPKENLKLSGTPKERVREPFGSLGKDSRGTQRQSSVSWCETPKVYKRDTSLRHRLLMCKPTTDVKTDNAKSPCTRRTESSIRVRSEHWLSVSFDSLEEALASSTLKSDHDLPLSGRKRRILFTQVRTSTLLEDGKLNSGYPSSFERRVLLSDADFNESNSAASQNNIETPCFIKSLAASSKENSQSPVSSVASNLNDSSSVLCTPSSTHSPKYNRSLCEDSGFSSLALDKSQDSFVDHDGSFQELLLSASRGNCETPNLAEAKRRSRLQRQQRLSTLKEGGSQSEEDPTEKKRVPLQQCHSHSKEDDVFGDGATPCSVFSAKYGNIRRSDSFPSAKQDNATPLRQTTTRSENMTPLSTDPANPDVTPLRTTPVNLSLTPALQLVHAMCHYKAHMFFGQSPSLKEQLKSTAALAETPVMFRTTMPLAGLIGRKMGLRKVDILTELKKRNLRHILAVILTHLTSETIYMCGQVCKTWNKIIKQDKRASFKRRNHLSEVEAALELGGAVHVPDAETRLALLKRSALKTVQAQSRTSSYCTPQSGNSTLTPSQHSSLSSGSDHKQDKFLEVAKTLFNDECLKPCPRCQHPARCHSVKGEGVCSRADCGFQFCTACLCAFHGSRECGSQSGGRRKKDILLPGSAQSKRNVRRL from the exons ATGGGAGAAAAAATATTGCACTGGACGAGGAAAATGCAGTGCACTCCTGAATCAAACGTCTACCTTGAGAGCTGCAAAAGCCAGCACGGTTATGACTGCTCTGACAGTGGATACAGTGGTTTATTCCACAGCCCGCAAGACATAAATGGAGTTGACCCCTGTCGGTCTTTGTCTCCAGTAAAATACAGTGAAACACCTAAAGAGAACCTCAAGCTTTCTGGCACACCTAAGGAAAGGGTCAGGGAGCCGTTTGGATCTTTGGGCAAAGACTCGAGGGGAACACAGCGGCAATCGTCAGTGAGCTGGTGTGAAACTCCTAAAGTTTACAAAAGAGATACCTCATTGCGACACAGACTTCTAATGTGCAAACCCACCACAGATGTCAAAACTGACAACGCAAAATCACCATGCACCAGACGGACTGAATCTTCCATCCGTGTCAGGTCTGAACACTGGCTCAGTGTATCGTTTGACTCTCTAGAGGAGGCTTTAGCATCAAGCACTTTAAAATCGGACCATGATCTACCACTATCTGGTAGGAAACGTCGTATCCTGTTCACACAGGTGAGGACCTCAACTCTTCTTGAAGATGGCAAACTCAACTCTGGTTACCCTTCCAGTTTTGAGAGAAGAGTTTTACTCTCAGATGCAGATTTCAATGAGAGTAATTCTGCCGCTAGTCAAAATAATATTGAGACTCCATGTTTTATCAAATCCTTGGCTGCCTCATCTAAGGAAAACTCTCAGTCACCAGTCAGCTCTGTGGCAAGTAACCTAAATGACAGCTCAAGTGTCTTGTGCACACCTTCTTCCACACATTCACCCAAATACAACAG GTCTTTGTGTGAAGATAGTGGTTTTAGTTCCCTGGCCCTTGATAAATCCCAAGACTCTTTTGTGGACCATGATGGCTCATTCCAGGAGCTGCTGCTCTCTGCCTCCAGAGGAAACTGTGAAACCCCAAATCTCGCAGAGGCAAAGAGGCGCTCCCGTTTGCAGCGTCAGCAAAGGCTTTCAACACTTAAGGAGGGGGGTTCTCAGTCAGAGGAAGACCCAACAGAGAAAAAGCGTGTACCTCTTCAACAGTGTCACAGCCATTCTAAAGAAGATGATGTTTTTGGTGACGGTGCCACCCCTTGCAGTGTCTTTTCTGCTAAATATGGTAATATAAGGAGATCTGATAGTTTCCCCTCTGCAAAACAAGACAATGCCACCCCATTAAGACAAACTACAACAAGGTCAGAAAACATGACACCCCTGAGCACAGATCCAGCTAATCCAGATGTAACTCCTCTCAGGACAACCCCAGTCAATCTCTCGCTGACTCCAGCTTTGCAGCTGGTTCATGCCATGTGCCACTATAAAGCCCACATGTTTTTTGGCCAAAGTCCAAGCCTAAAGGAGCAGCTGAAGTCCACAGCAGCATTAGCTGAGACCCCGGTGATGTTCAGGACCACCATGCCATTGGCAGGGTTGATCGGCAGGAAGATGGGCCTGAGGAAGGTGGACATACTCACAGAGCTGAAGAAGAGGAACCTCAGACACATCCTGGCTGTCATCCTCACCCACTTGACCTCTGAGACCATCTACAT GTGTGGTCAGGTTTGCAAGACATGGAATAAAATCATCAAACAAGACAAGCGAGCTAGTTTTAAGAGAAGAAACCACCTGAGTGAAGTGGAGGCTGCTCTTGAG CTCGGTGGTGCTGTCCATGTCCCTGACGCAGAGACCAGACTCGCTCTGCTTAAGAGGTCGGCCCTGAAGACCGTTCAAGCCCAGTCTAGGACGTCCAGCTACTGCACCCCGCAGTCAGGAAATAGCACTTTAACCCCATCCCAGCACAGCTCTTTGAGTTCAGGCAGCGACCACAAACAGGATAAGTTTTTAGAA GTTGCCAAAACCCTTTTCAATGATGAGTGCCTCAAGCCTTGCCCTCGATGTCAGCATCCTGCGAGGTGTCACTCAGTGAAAGGGGAGGGTGTATGCAGCAGAGCCGACTGTGGTTTCCAGTTTTGTACAGCCTGCTTGTGTGCTTTCCACGGCTCTAGAGAGTGTGGCAGCCAGTCTGGAGGCCGCCGCAAGAAGGACATACTACTTCCAGGAAGTGCTCAAAGCAAACGCAACGTTAGAAGATTGTGA